One window from the genome of Candidatus Zixiibacteriota bacterium encodes:
- a CDS encoding zf-HC2 domain-containing protein, whose product MKNADNCTDPETGRLLHAYELGLLSEEERDRFETHLIGCRFCHDQLVRFAPRGVLLKANDKVAETTRRILQEDHLPAGRRLWKHLWPDRPIILRPLISLIIILLLLWPAYRGLFQNPAEDARPVKEITLIQTRSNQVISFRLKADQNAILAFRYPEGEPGQTHSIRLTKEDSTVIFNSDTFDSFDNFETGRLLLPGGIITPGEYILSVRKSGRPQNSPVRYYFRIEPAGD is encoded by the coding sequence ATGAAAAACGCCGATAATTGCACAGATCCCGAAACCGGTCGCCTGCTCCATGCCTACGAACTGGGATTGCTGTCCGAAGAGGAGCGCGACCGCTTTGAAACGCACCTGATCGGATGCCGGTTTTGCCATGATCAATTAGTCAGATTCGCTCCCCGCGGAGTATTGCTTAAAGCCAATGATAAGGTGGCAGAAACCACCCGGAGAATTCTGCAGGAGGATCACCTGCCGGCCGGACGCCGCCTGTGGAAACATCTCTGGCCGGATCGTCCCATTATTCTCAGGCCGCTGATTTCTCTGATCATCATTTTGCTTCTGCTCTGGCCGGCATATCGGGGTCTTTTTCAAAATCCGGCCGAGGATGCCCGCCCGGTTAAAGAAATTACCCTGATTCAAACCAGATCGAACCAGGTTATCTCATTCAGACTCAAGGCTGATCAAAATGCTATCCTGGCCTTCCGTTACCCCGAAGGCGAACCCGGACAGACCCATTCTATCCGCCTGACCAAAGAAGATAGCACCGTGATCTTTAATTCGGATACCTTCGATTCTTTTGATAATTTCGAGACCGGCCGTCTTCTGCTCCCGGGCGGGATCATTACACCGGGAGAATATATTCTGAGTGTTCGGAAATCCGGGCGGCCGCAGAATTCTCCGGTACGATACTATTTCCGGATCGAGCCCGCCGGGGATTGA
- a CDS encoding RNA polymerase sigma factor codes for MKHLWKMAVDGDARAEKELFEILRERFRVIAGLILRKEDAEDIAHETCLSVHENYKSLGYPYEYNAWAQKILKNKMATFLKRKQMINKLIAPEIDGDVYIGDSNIAPNPDILRILLKCLGKVMKLNRRYARALNLVQQGYNTEEICDRMQITRDNLYVILWRARNLLNDCIFEGKNEKRR; via the coding sequence TTGAAACATCTCTGGAAAATGGCGGTCGATGGAGACGCCCGGGCTGAAAAAGAATTATTCGAAATTCTTCGTGAAAGATTTCGAGTTATCGCCGGTTTAATATTACGGAAAGAGGATGCCGAGGATATTGCCCATGAGACCTGCCTGTCGGTTCATGAAAACTATAAATCTCTCGGTTATCCCTATGAATACAATGCCTGGGCCCAGAAAATATTGAAGAATAAAATGGCAACCTTTCTTAAGCGAAAACAAATGATAAATAAGTTAATCGCGCCCGAGATTGATGGCGATGTATACATCGGGGATTCGAATATTGCCCCAAATCCCGATATTCTCCGAATTTTATTGAAATGCCTTGGCAAGGTTATGAAACTCAATCGGAGGTATGCCCGAGCCTTAAATCTGGTTCAGCAGGGATATAACACTGAAGAAATCTGCGATCGGATGCAGATTACGAGGGACAATTTGTACGTTATCCTGTGGCGGGCCAGGAATCTTCTCAATGATTGTATTTTTGAGGGTAAAAATGAAAAACGCCGATAA
- a CDS encoding choice-of-anchor J domain-containing protein gives MPQKERVAPVSSRMIPLLFLAVMMVLFGTNSIRAGQVSVDYYFDRPQIEEVRIGSELYDRVVMTDAPNCGKAGQPALPGRNARILIPYGSEIESIEVIGESRIVLGDDYYIEPIARQYRLSMPPTEIQEPVLDQNIYMSDKPYPTDRYQSAGLQSFRGYSFLVLKLQPVEYLPTTGELAYYPRLTVIVNTADNYKSAPLYRGLEIDQTEVLSKIDNNETVYSYSSAPVKGTKSYDMLIITTPALASSFQPLKDYHDTTGIITEIHTTTEIGSTTPADVRDYIRERYLNDGIQYVLIGGDDDLIPARNLYVASDDGYWPEIETAMPSDVFFGCLDGTYNYDGDSNWGEPTDGEGGGDVDLVAEVYIGRAAVGNATEAERFVNKTIGYLNCGGQYLQNVILVGEYLGFGGVADYAASYLEELIDGSDSHGYTTTGFPSNVYNIDELFDRDWSGNDWPRSELVSRINNGLHIVNHLGHGSPDYAMKMYNSHVLSELTNTDINFVYSQTCLAGYFDSSSMDCWAEHVTIKTDNGAFAAIMNARYGWGELNSTDGASQRFNREFWDAIFSPAEGKPELGRANHDSKEDNLYRIDDDCMRWCYYELNLFGDPTISIGGVAALSFGFPNGVPDIIPPNDATDIEVVITGVGDGVLVPGSAQVHYKINDGTLQTDDMTMLTSMRYRATLPVVSCGDKLEYYFSAEEEANGRMYYPNPSSPYQPVIATGLSVAFADDFETDQGWTISGGSWGRGTPTGGGGSHGNTDPSSAHGGSSVFGYNLSGDYENNMSERHITSPAIDCGGITGTRLTFWRWLGVESSLYDHAYVRISTNGTNWTNIWENSGEITDGAWTEMTYDISEYADNQSTVYIRFTMGITDGGWVYCGWNIDDLEVSAYECNLNAPIITTETLPDWTAGHAYSRQLTASGGSGTLLWSDINLDLIGTGLTLSSSGLLSGTPLDAGTVSFTARVTDEAMQSDEKPFSFTINQSLAITTSELPDWTAGSAYSQQLAATGGTGTKAWIDLDDDLDGTGLSLSEIGLVSGTPLTSETVSFTARVSDGCGDYEDKLFEFILNPTVEIITADLSDGTVGEEYSQQLEAAGGTGTLTWGDRNDDLEGTGLTLSTTGLLSGIPMAEGLITFTARAADFTGSYDEKIMELSIGPNYLCGDADGNETINILDVTFMITYLYKSGFAPDPLISADTNGDGAINILDVTYLISYIYIEGPVPICQ, from the coding sequence ATGCCACAAAAAGAGAGAGTCGCACCTGTCAGTAGCCGCATGATACCACTTCTGTTTCTAGCGGTTATGATGGTTCTGTTCGGCACCAATTCGATCCGGGCCGGACAGGTTTCTGTCGATTACTATTTTGATCGGCCGCAGATCGAGGAAGTTCGAATCGGCTCGGAATTGTACGACCGGGTTGTGATGACTGATGCCCCCAACTGCGGTAAAGCCGGTCAGCCGGCTCTTCCCGGCCGAAACGCCCGAATCCTGATTCCCTATGGCTCCGAAATTGAAAGCATCGAGGTTATTGGGGAATCGAGAATAGTTTTGGGCGACGATTATTATATCGAACCGATCGCGCGGCAATACCGGTTATCCATGCCGCCGACGGAAATTCAGGAACCGGTTCTGGATCAAAACATCTATATGTCCGATAAGCCCTACCCGACCGATCGTTATCAGTCGGCCGGATTGCAGTCTTTCCGGGGTTATAGTTTTCTGGTTCTCAAACTGCAGCCGGTGGAATACCTGCCGACAACCGGTGAGCTGGCTTATTATCCTCGTCTGACGGTGATCGTCAATACCGCTGATAATTACAAATCGGCCCCCTTGTATCGCGGGCTCGAGATTGACCAAACGGAGGTTTTATCCAAAATCGATAATAATGAAACGGTATACAGCTATTCCTCCGCACCCGTAAAAGGCACCAAAAGTTACGATATGCTGATAATCACTACCCCGGCGCTGGCCTCCTCCTTCCAGCCGCTCAAGGATTATCATGATACGACCGGAATTATCACCGAAATTCATACCACCACGGAAATCGGAAGTACCACTCCCGCCGATGTCCGCGATTATATCCGCGAGCGCTATCTGAACGATGGGATTCAATATGTCCTGATCGGCGGCGATGACGATTTAATTCCGGCGCGGAATCTTTATGTGGCCAGTGATGATGGTTACTGGCCGGAAATAGAAACCGCCATGCCCTCCGATGTTTTCTTTGGTTGCCTTGATGGTACCTATAATTATGATGGCGACAGCAACTGGGGTGAACCAACCGACGGTGAAGGCGGCGGTGATGTTGACTTGGTGGCCGAAGTTTATATCGGACGGGCAGCGGTGGGCAATGCCACCGAGGCCGAGCGCTTCGTCAACAAAACGATTGGTTATCTAAATTGCGGCGGCCAGTATCTCCAGAATGTTATTCTGGTCGGTGAATATCTTGGTTTCGGCGGAGTTGCCGATTACGCCGCCTCTTATCTCGAGGAATTGATCGATGGCTCCGACAGCCACGGTTACACCACCACCGGATTCCCGTCGAATGTTTATAATATCGATGAACTTTTCGACAGGGACTGGTCGGGCAATGATTGGCCTCGGTCTGAACTCGTTTCCAGAATAAATAACGGTCTTCATATTGTCAATCACCTCGGTCACGGTAGTCCCGATTATGCCATGAAGATGTATAACAGCCATGTCCTGAGTGAGTTGACCAATACCGATATAAATTTCGTATATTCGCAGACATGTCTGGCCGGCTACTTTGACAGCTCCTCCATGGATTGCTGGGCCGAGCATGTTACCATTAAAACCGATAACGGGGCTTTCGCGGCGATTATGAATGCCCGTTACGGTTGGGGTGAATTGAACAGCACCGATGGCGCTTCACAACGATTCAACCGCGAATTCTGGGATGCCATATTTAGCCCGGCCGAAGGCAAACCCGAACTCGGTCGCGCCAATCACGATTCCAAGGAAGATAATCTTTATCGGATCGACGACGACTGCATGCGCTGGTGTTATTACGAACTCAACCTGTTCGGCGATCCGACTATCTCTATCGGCGGTGTGGCCGCCCTTTCCTTCGGTTTCCCCAACGGTGTTCCCGATATCATCCCGCCCAATGATGCCACCGATATTGAAGTTGTCATAACCGGGGTGGGAGATGGTGTCCTGGTTCCGGGAAGCGCTCAGGTTCACTACAAAATTAACGATGGTACGCTTCAAACCGATGATATGACAATGCTGACCTCGATGCGTTACCGGGCCACGCTTCCGGTTGTCTCATGCGGCGATAAACTGGAATACTACTTCAGTGCCGAGGAAGAAGCCAATGGACGGATGTATTACCCCAACCCCAGTTCCCCGTATCAGCCGGTGATCGCCACGGGACTGTCCGTTGCTTTCGCCGATGATTTCGAGACTGACCAGGGTTGGACAATATCCGGGGGATCATGGGGACGCGGAACCCCGACCGGGGGTGGCGGTTCCCACGGTAACACCGATCCCTCCAGTGCCCACGGAGGTTCATCGGTATTCGGTTACAATCTCAGCGGCGATTATGAGAATAACATGTCCGAACGCCATATCACCAGCCCGGCTATCGATTGCGGCGGTATTACCGGAACCCGTTTGACTTTCTGGCGCTGGCTGGGCGTCGAATCCTCGCTCTATGATCATGCCTATGTCAGGATCAGCACCAATGGGACAAACTGGACAAATATCTGGGAAAACAGCGGTGAGATAACCGATGGCGCCTGGACTGAAATGACCTATGATATTTCTGAATACGCCGATAACCAGTCAACCGTATATATCCGTTTCACCATGGGCATAACCGATGGTGGATGGGTATACTGCGGCTGGAACATCGATGATCTCGAGGTCTCGGCTTATGAATGCAACCTTAATGCCCCGATAATTACTACCGAAACCCTCCCCGACTGGACAGCCGGGCATGCATATTCCCGCCAGCTGACCGCATCGGGCGGCTCCGGAACCTTGCTCTGGTCGGATATCAATCTCGACCTGATCGGCACCGGATTGACGCTCTCGTCAAGCGGATTGCTCTCGGGGACTCCGCTCGATGCCGGGACCGTTTCATTTACCGCCCGGGTAACTGATGAGGCTATGCAGTCTGATGAAAAACCGTTTAGCTTCACCATTAATCAATCATTGGCCATAACCACTTCCGAGCTTCCTGACTGGACCGCCGGATCGGCTTATTCCCAGCAGCTTGCCGCCACCGGCGGCACCGGCACCAAAGCCTGGATTGATCTTGATGACGATCTGGATGGGACCGGTTTGTCATTGAGTGAAATCGGCCTTGTTTCCGGAACACCACTAACCTCCGAGACGGTATCATTTACCGCCCGTGTCAGCGACGGTTGCGGTGATTATGAGGATAAGCTCTTTGAGTTTATTCTTAATCCAACTGTGGAAATAATAACTGCTGACCTTTCCGATGGTACGGTTGGCGAAGAATATTCTCAACAGCTAGAAGCCGCCGGCGGAACCGGTACTCTGACCTGGGGCGATCGTAATGATGATCTCGAAGGAACCGGTTTAACCCTTTCGACCACCGGTTTGCTTTCGGGGATACCTATGGCCGAAGGTTTGATTACTTTCACCGCCCGGGCCGCCGATTTTACGGGAAGTTACGATGAAAAAATAATGGAATTGTCTATCGGTCCGAATTATCTCTGCGGCGATGCCGATGGTAATGAGACGATTAATATTCTTGATGTCACCTTTATGATTACCTATCTTTACAAATCCGGTTTCGCTCCCGATCCCCTGATTTCGGCTGATACCAATGGTGACGGCGCTATTAACATTCTGGATGTCACTTATTTAATATCATACATTTACATAGAGGGCCCCGTACCGATCTGCCAATAG
- the ettA gene encoding energy-dependent translational throttle protein EttA encodes MAEQYIFTMLGLNKFYGQKQVLKDINLCFFPGAKIGIVGENGSGKSTVLHIMGGRDEEFQGRAELSRGYKVGIVKQEPELDDHLTVRQALEQAFSGPMTLMKEYEELTEKMAEPLEDDQMNKLMDRMGILQDKLDACDAWNLDQKLEVAADALCLPADDRIIESLSGGEKRRVALCRALLEQPDLLLLDEPTNHLDPETVDWLENQLREYPGTVIVVTHDRYFLDNVTRWILELQGGQGIPYEGNYSSWLEQKLSRLAATERKDSPQARALERELAWIKMSNKDRHELARTRLIEYEQLVARGGDEEKADSNIIQIVSGPELGNQVIEFKGVKKQFGDNLLFENLGFLVPRSAVVGLVGPNGTGKTTLFRMIVGREKPDEGELKIGSTVTLAYVDQGRESLKGEHTLVEEIGEGAEEIMFGKRAIPVRQYLSRFGFKGPVQQKSVNELSGGERNRAHLAKILKIGGNVLLLDEPTNDLDVNTLRMLEEAINNFHGSVLVISHDRFFLNRICTHLLVFEGEGKVRWFEGNYEDYEQWRLKEIGDKLFDDRRNRYRKLVRS; translated from the coding sequence ATGGCGGAACAATATATATTCACAATGCTCGGTCTTAATAAATTCTACGGTCAGAAACAGGTTCTCAAAGATATTAATCTCTGTTTTTTCCCCGGAGCGAAAATCGGGATTGTGGGTGAGAACGGATCCGGCAAATCAACGGTCCTTCACATTATGGGTGGTCGTGATGAAGAATTCCAGGGCCGGGCGGAACTGAGCCGGGGCTATAAAGTTGGAATCGTCAAGCAGGAACCGGAGCTTGATGACCATTTGACCGTTCGACAGGCACTCGAACAGGCCTTTTCCGGGCCGATGACCCTGATGAAAGAATATGAGGAATTGACAGAAAAGATGGCGGAACCTCTTGAAGATGACCAGATGAACAAACTCATGGATCGGATGGGGATTCTGCAGGACAAACTCGATGCCTGCGATGCCTGGAATCTGGATCAAAAACTTGAAGTGGCGGCCGATGCGCTCTGTCTTCCGGCCGATGATCGCATTATCGAAAGCCTGAGCGGAGGCGAAAAACGGCGCGTGGCCCTGTGCCGGGCGCTTCTGGAGCAACCGGATTTACTGCTTCTGGATGAGCCGACCAACCATCTTGATCCGGAAACGGTGGACTGGCTGGAAAACCAGTTGCGCGAGTATCCCGGGACGGTTATCGTGGTGACGCACGATCGGTATTTTCTCGACAATGTCACCCGCTGGATTCTGGAATTGCAGGGCGGTCAGGGGATACCGTACGAGGGTAATTATTCATCGTGGCTGGAACAAAAACTGTCGCGTCTGGCGGCCACCGAAAGAAAGGATTCACCTCAGGCCCGGGCGCTGGAAAGAGAACTGGCCTGGATTAAGATGAGCAACAAGGATCGCCATGAACTCGCCCGAACCAGACTGATCGAGTATGAGCAACTGGTGGCCCGCGGAGGAGACGAGGAAAAAGCCGACAGCAATATCATCCAGATTGTCTCCGGCCCGGAACTGGGGAACCAGGTGATCGAATTCAAGGGCGTCAAAAAGCAGTTTGGCGATAATTTGCTGTTTGAGAATCTTGGTTTTCTGGTCCCACGTTCGGCGGTGGTGGGACTGGTGGGACCCAATGGGACCGGTAAGACAACCCTTTTCCGGATGATTGTCGGCAGGGAAAAACCGGATGAGGGGGAACTTAAAATCGGTTCGACCGTAACGTTGGCGTATGTGGATCAGGGACGGGAATCGCTCAAAGGGGAACATACCCTGGTCGAGGAAATCGGCGAAGGAGCCGAGGAAATAATGTTCGGGAAGCGCGCCATTCCGGTTAGACAGTACCTTTCGCGGTTCGGTTTCAAAGGCCCGGTGCAACAGAAATCGGTCAATGAATTATCCGGCGGGGAACGTAACCGAGCTCATCTGGCCAAGATATTGAAAATCGGCGGAAATGTACTTCTGCTCGATGAACCCACCAATGATCTCGATGTCAACACCCTGCGGATGCTCGAAGAGGCTATTAATAATTTTCACGGCAGTGTCCTGGTCATCAGTCATGACCGGTTTTTCCTGAATCGTATCTGTACCCACCTGCTGGTTTTTGAGGGAGAGGGAAAGGTGCGCTGGTTCGAGGGAAATTACGAGGATTACGAACAATGGCGCCTCAAGGAAATAGGCGACAAGTTATTTGATGATCGCCGCAACCGGTACCGCAAACTGGTCAGGAGTTAG
- a CDS encoding RNA-binding transcriptional accessory protein: protein MISAHISKISGELKIPSGRVEATVALLDDQATVPFIARYRKEATGSLDEVAITTIRDRIAQLRELDKRREAILKSLEERELLTDELREKINAAGTMAVLEDIYLPFRPKRRTRATIAVERGLEPLAEILFAQENIDPGKEAEAFINAEKEINTIDEALAGARDIIAAWISEDGDARSKMRDLFVREGFIQSKVIVGKENEGAKFSDYFDWEEKLTEAPSHRILAIRRGENEGFLSMSIYPPEDKAIALLERMFISASNAASDQVIMALQDGYKRLLAPSMETEMRVESKKRADAEAIKVFADNLRELLMSPPLGRKSILAIDPGFRTGCKVVCLDNQGRLDYYTAIFPHASEAERNNAASEIRALVERYDIKVIAIGNGTAGRETESFVRGLDLPGHVLIEMVNEAGASVYSASDTAREEFPDHDITVRGAISIGRRLLDPLAELVKIDPKSIGVGQYQHDVDQGLLKDGLDDTVISCVNAVGVEVNTASKQLLTYVSGLGSQLAQNIVAYRHENGPFQSRQAFMKVPRLGPKAFEQAAGFLRIADAENPLDRSAVHPESYTMVSRMAKDLGCTIGDLIADDSLRKKIVLENYVTDKIGIPTLTDIMDELDKPGRDPRKAFETFSFDPDVNSLEDLKIGMRLPGIVTNVTRFGAFVDIGVHQDGLVHISELADRFVKDPAEVVKVQQRVKVTVLDVDLERRRVALSMKDK, encoded by the coding sequence ATGATTTCTGCTCATATTTCGAAGATTTCCGGGGAGTTGAAAATTCCTTCCGGCCGAGTCGAGGCCACGGTGGCGTTACTCGATGATCAGGCGACCGTGCCGTTTATTGCCCGTTACCGCAAAGAAGCCACCGGGAGCCTGGATGAGGTGGCCATCACCACTATCCGGGATCGAATAGCGCAACTTAGGGAACTGGATAAACGCCGCGAGGCAATATTAAAATCGCTCGAGGAACGGGAGCTTCTCACCGATGAGTTGAGGGAAAAAATCAATGCGGCCGGGACAATGGCGGTCCTCGAGGATATTTATCTGCCGTTTCGTCCCAAACGCCGAACCCGGGCCACAATCGCTGTCGAGCGCGGACTGGAACCCCTGGCCGAGATTCTTTTTGCCCAGGAAAATATCGATCCGGGAAAAGAGGCCGAAGCCTTTATCAATGCTGAAAAAGAAATCAATACTATTGATGAGGCCCTGGCCGGGGCGCGGGATATTATCGCGGCCTGGATCAGCGAGGATGGCGATGCACGCTCAAAAATGCGCGATTTGTTTGTCCGCGAGGGATTCATTCAATCGAAAGTGATTGTCGGCAAAGAAAACGAGGGAGCCAAGTTTTCCGATTATTTCGACTGGGAGGAAAAACTGACCGAAGCTCCATCGCACCGGATTCTGGCCATCCGGCGTGGAGAAAACGAAGGCTTTCTGAGTATGAGTATCTACCCGCCCGAGGATAAGGCGATCGCCCTTCTGGAAAGAATGTTTATAAGCGCTTCCAACGCCGCCTCGGACCAGGTCATAATGGCCCTGCAGGATGGTTATAAACGGCTTCTGGCGCCCTCGATGGAAACTGAAATGAGGGTGGAATCGAAAAAACGGGCCGATGCCGAGGCTATTAAGGTTTTCGCCGACAACCTGCGGGAGTTATTGATGTCGCCTCCGTTGGGCCGCAAGAGTATCCTGGCCATAGATCCCGGTTTTCGGACCGGCTGTAAGGTGGTCTGTCTTGATAATCAGGGGCGGCTGGATTATTACACCGCCATTTTTCCGCACGCCAGTGAGGCCGAAAGAAATAATGCCGCGTCGGAAATCCGCGCCCTGGTGGAGAGGTACGATATCAAGGTCATCGCCATCGGTAACGGAACCGCCGGGCGCGAAACCGAAAGTTTTGTGCGCGGTCTGGACCTGCCGGGGCATGTTTTAATCGAGATGGTCAATGAAGCGGGAGCCTCGGTTTATTCGGCCTCGGATACAGCCCGGGAGGAATTTCCGGATCACGATATTACGGTGCGGGGGGCGATTTCTATCGGTCGAAGACTGCTGGATCCGCTGGCCGAGCTGGTCAAGATCGATCCCAAGTCGATCGGGGTCGGGCAGTATCAGCATGATGTCGATCAGGGATTATTGAAGGATGGTCTGGACGATACGGTGATAAGCTGTGTCAATGCGGTCGGCGTTGAAGTGAATACGGCCAGCAAACAGCTTCTTACCTATGTTTCCGGATTGGGATCGCAACTGGCGCAAAATATTGTGGCATATCGTCACGAAAACGGACCTTTCCAATCACGGCAGGCTTTTATGAAAGTCCCCCGCCTGGGACCGAAAGCCTTCGAGCAGGCGGCCGGGTTTCTGCGTATTGCCGATGCCGAAAATCCGCTGGATCGTTCGGCTGTCCACCCGGAAAGCTATACCATGGTCAGCCGCATGGCCAAAGACTTGGGCTGTACTATCGGAGATTTGATAGCCGACGACAGCCTTCGGAAAAAAATCGTCCTGGAGAATTATGTGACGGATAAAATCGGGATTCCGACTCTGACGGATATTATGGATGAACTGGATAAGCCCGGACGCGATCCCCGAAAGGCCTTCGAAACTTTCAGCTTCGATCCCGATGTGAATTCCCTTGAAGATTTGAAAATCGGGATGAGACTCCCCGGGATTGTCACCAATGTCACTCGGTTCGGGGCTTTTGTCGATATCGGGGTACATCAGGACGGTCTGGTTCATATCAGCGAACTGGCCGACCGCTTTGTAAAAGATCCGGCCGAGGTGGTTAAGGTCCAGCAACGGGTGAAGGTGACAGTTCTCGATGTCGATCTGGAACGTCGGCGGGTGGCCCTGTCGATGAAAGATAAATAA
- a CDS encoding class I SAM-dependent methyltransferase codes for MRNHNKFYGKPEYYDIAFDFRDIPAECDFLETICRKFSERPLSSMLELCAGPAYHSIEMARREKNVTALDISEDMVAYGLAKAKEAEVSFKYIPGDMTDFKLSESYDLVLLAMDSISYLPDNKAVYDNFKCVSHCLSDKGLYVIEIGHPRDFLGRDRASVPRWKMKRGYKEVEIQWGDESDPFDPITQITQTSVRLKYSDGLERGEIFDRAPQRCFTCNEFLALVDAVPYFEIMKMYGSMNGEIPFSNDKKSWRMIPILRLK; via the coding sequence ATGAGAAATCATAATAAATTCTATGGTAAACCCGAATATTACGATATTGCCTTTGATTTCAGGGATATCCCCGCCGAATGTGATTTCCTCGAGACAATCTGCAGGAAATTCAGCGAGCGGCCACTAAGCAGTATGCTGGAATTATGCGCCGGGCCGGCTTATCATAGTATCGAAATGGCTCGTCGGGAAAAAAATGTCACCGCCCTGGATATTTCAGAGGATATGGTTGCCTATGGTCTGGCGAAGGCCAAAGAAGCCGAGGTTTCCTTCAAGTACATCCCGGGCGACATGACGGATTTTAAGCTGTCGGAATCATATGATCTGGTTCTACTGGCCATGGATTCGATCAGTTACCTGCCGGATAACAAAGCAGTTTATGATAATTTCAAGTGCGTTTCCCATTGTTTGTCCGATAAGGGGCTTTATGTCATTGAGATCGGTCACCCCCGTGATTTTCTCGGCCGGGATCGGGCCTCGGTTCCACGGTGGAAAATGAAACGAGGTTATAAAGAGGTGGAAATTCAGTGGGGCGATGAATCCGATCCCTTTGATCCGATCACTCAGATAACCCAAACCTCGGTAAGACTGAAGTATTCAGATGGTCTGGAGCGGGGAGAAATATTCGATCGGGCACCCCAGCGTTGTTTCACCTGCAATGAATTTCTGGCGCTGGTGGATGCGGTCCCGTATTTCGAGATAATGAAAATGTACGGGTCCATGAATGGAGAAATCCCTTTCAGCAACGACAAGAAATCGTGGCGGATGATCCCGATCTTGAGGCTCAAATGA
- a CDS encoding NUDIX hydrolase, giving the protein MKNGWNKCPRLAADIIIAHPDSEIILIKRGCEPFKGFWALPGGGVEIGETVEEAAIREAREETGLDIRLEGLVGVYSEPGRDPRGHTVSIVYRATPIGGRLKAETDAAEVMKTGDYSRFNLAFDHSRILKDYDRLKKGGQGG; this is encoded by the coding sequence ATGAAAAATGGCTGGAATAAATGTCCTCGATTGGCGGCAGATATAATTATCGCCCATCCCGACAGCGAAATCATCTTGATTAAAAGAGGATGTGAACCATTTAAGGGGTTCTGGGCTTTGCCGGGAGGCGGGGTCGAAATAGGGGAGACGGTCGAGGAGGCGGCCATCCGGGAGGCACGGGAGGAGACGGGTCTGGATATTCGGCTGGAGGGTTTGGTTGGAGTTTATTCGGAACCGGGGCGGGACCCCCGCGGACACACGGTTTCCATTGTCTACCGGGCGACACCGATCGGCGGGCGACTCAAAGCCGAGACCGATGCGGCGGAAGTAATGAAAACCGGGGATTATTCAAGATTTAATCTGGCGTTCGATCACTCGCGAATTTTAAAGGATTATGACAGGCTGAAAAAGGGCGGACAGGGGGGCTGA
- a CDS encoding DUF2752 domain-containing protein produces MWKNIKGLNNLEIFCWLALLAAAAFIDPVAEGHSSFCLFKNLGWAWCPGCGLGRSIAFLYHGELLLSLKTHPLGIITVGVIIYRIIYLLRRKLWLSAGYEGGSDA; encoded by the coding sequence GTGTGGAAAAACATTAAAGGATTAAATAATCTGGAAATATTCTGCTGGCTGGCGCTTCTGGCGGCGGCGGCGTTTATCGATCCGGTAGCCGAAGGTCACAGCTCATTTTGTCTTTTTAAGAATCTTGGTTGGGCCTGGTGTCCGGGGTGCGGATTAGGGCGATCGATTGCCTTTTTATATCATGGCGAGTTGCTGTTATCTTTGAAGACTCATCCGCTGGGGATAATCACGGTAGGAGTAATCATATATCGAATAATTTATCTTCTGCGCAGAAAACTATGGCTTTCTGCCGGATATGAAGGAGGAAGCGATGCCTGA
- a CDS encoding TM2 domain-containing protein, whose translation MPDVYQLLPEIQGEELLYIQGLLKEMSEEKARQFAMIYRMRRRDPQTVLLLTLIGFLGFAGIQRFYVDQIGMGLIFLLTAGLCGIGTIIDIINYKQLSFEYNQRQAFEIKNTQTT comes from the coding sequence ATGCCTGACGTTTATCAGCTACTGCCCGAAATTCAGGGTGAAGAATTGTTATATATCCAGGGTTTGCTGAAGGAAATGAGCGAAGAAAAGGCTCGTCAATTCGCCATGATTTATCGCATGCGCCGCCGAGACCCTCAGACGGTTTTACTGCTTACCCTGATCGGTTTTCTCGGTTTTGCCGGGATACAGAGGTTTTATGTCGATCAGATCGGGATGGGATTGATCTTTCTCCTGACGGCAGGACTGTGCGGGATCGGGACAATTATCGATATTATCAATTACAAGCAGTTGTCCTTTGAATATAATCAGCGTCAGGCCTTTGAAATAAAGAACACCCAGACAACCTGA